The Malus domestica chromosome 08, GDT2T_hap1 genomic interval TATTATTTAACGTTTTCGTACCCTCTTTCCCCGCTTTTACCGCTATGTAAaggttttttttccttcacaaAAATACTGTTAGTGGGTTATATTGTTAGTGGAGAGGGTGATTGGTGGGGTTGAACTCAAGCATCAGGTGCATAGGCATGATTGTTTTCCGTCATTGATGTAAAACACTGTCTACATTTCTATATATTGTTGAGTGTATTAGTTTTTAGCTTGTATTATTGGGAAAGCCCTTAATTTGATAGGTGGTAAATGTATTAAGAGATGGTTTTTGTGGAGATAGGATTCTCGTcagatcttctttgtgaggatctccgGGATCCTTTAATCTTGTCCGctcatcgtacatcatgtgatcagttttcgtcagatactgtttgtgttcaattttaaaaaatataatttaaaatgatttctgaccgtacaATATACTATAAAATACATGATTAATGATCCCTAGAATTCTCGGAAAGAGGATCCGATGAGGACCCTATCTCCTTTTGTGGCCCTTCCTCGTTCTCAAAATAAATAGTGGTTTGAGTGGCAAGTTGGCTACAAGTCCATCTCAAACATAAAACAATTATGTTGGCGTGTTAGATATCAAACTACGTCGTTTTCGTGAGTTGTGACAAATTGCCAAAGGCATTGAACAAGTTGGAGGTCAATCACATATGCCCTTCACGTTTCCAAATAATGGATAATGTGTTGGAAAATGATTTTCGCCAGTTATTTTTCTCGTTTCATAAAtccatatttatttgttttatttgttcaaaactatttaaaaataaacatggatgtgcttgaaaataaaaaaatgtgtgcGAAAATTACTTTTAGTACGTTTGTCTTCTTAAAAAGAGACTGGTTGGTAGTTTCGTCACAGCAATTCACCATTTTGAAAGCTAGGAAGACTCATAGAGACATTTCAGTCTCTCTCTGCCCACAATCGTGTGATTCGCCAGCACCAAGAATCGAACCTATGAAGTATAGTGTGGAATATGGACCTAAAATTCGTCCATAACCACTAAGCCATCCAGTGgtgattttattaatatgttttCGATTATATTGggtttgacatattatgctAATCAAGTGCAATGATGTTCCTATGCTATACcaacctcatttttcttcccaaCAAATTATACGTAGGCCGTTATCATTTGCACAACATGGTTGGTTCAAAATCATCCAACTTTCGTTGTGACATTTTCAATATTTCATGAAGGTGGATACtagaaaatgaaaatcaaatGAAGCTTATTTTTGGTATCTTTTCTGACTAAAACTATATTTAGGGTTACTAGTTTTGCAAAAGAGGCAACCTCAACTCAGATGGGCAAAACAAAAGCCGCTTGTAGCTCAAGCGGTTTAGGGTGCTCATGATCTTGTGTTCAATTTCCTAACCAATTGTATAGATTGAAGAAGAGCTAGGATGCGCAAACACtgatttggcaaaaaaataaaaagtgtggACAAATCATTGAAACAATTCAAATCAACTGTACCTAGTAATTCGAGCTATTTTGATTCAATTTGTACACTAAAATTTACACTCGATTGAATCAAATCACAAGTACTTTAGTTTGACCTATTTAAAGAACTACAAACACTTAACGAAATTTTAATTCGCCCTCAATTATAATTAAGGATCAACAAACAAGCTATtatgccacttagtattacgatctattgatatttttcttcacttgtaaataagaggtattaggttcgattccatcaaaggcgaatttgaaccatattattgctaaccattgtgaggttaagccagCCCCTATTCTTAGcaccgataatatcgtttgttcaaaaaaaaacaaacgagCTATTATACCAACTATTCAATACCAAAATTTATAAGTTCTATAATTTTTcaaatcaaaatcaacaagGCATTAAGATACAATTTACTGTCCGAATTTTACAAGGAATTTGAAAATataaccgaaccaaaccgaactacACCCGCCTCTACCCTAAACTAAGCTTTTTGACCCCAAATAACACATTAATTCTGATGACCCGCCGGCGGCTCTATAAAACTCACACATGCTGGACGGTTTACGGTTTCTGCCGACGACGGAATCCCCCCACAcaatttgtttaattaattcCAAGATTTAATGAGACTATGACTCCCATGTTGACCACACCACCCTAACTCTGGTTAGTCCCCACTCCCTCtttcccccctctctctctacactCTCTCTGTCTGCCAATCGCGATTTCCCATTCGTGAAGCTTTTCAACCGTCGCGGTTTCCGTCGTTAACCGTCGCCGCCGCGCAGCTGCGTTTCTGCAATGTTGAGAAGAAGCTCGTCCTCCTCCTCGCTCGGCTTCCTCGCCGTTGTCGTCCCTGCTCTGCTCCTTCTCAGCTCAGATTTGCTTTTCTCACTCTCGCTCGCTGACCCGCTCGCTGCTGCTGACGACTCGGTCACTGATTCAGATCTGCTCCTCAGCGCCAACGCTACCGAGTCCAATGTCTCGCTTTCCAAGCCCAAAGAAGGCAGCTTTGCTGACATGATCGACAAAGCTCTGGAGAACGAGTTCAAAGAGAATGATCAGAACGAAGGTTCGTAGTAGATCCGATGTTCTTCCTCTTTTCTATGCATTTTGGTTCAATTAGGGTTTAAGGTCGAAACCCAAAACGAAAAGAGAAGAAATTTCAAGGATATTCGGATTTTGTGTTTGGCTGAGAGGAAAAGATAAGAAATTTGTTAAGAAAAGTTGGCTGTGGTGAAAATTTCATTCTTAAAAATCCATCAGATCATGcttaaattgttaaatgcagTTGTTATGGTTGGTGAATTCATTTTTTAGTcttaaattaaactaaattATATTGTTTCCCTTTGCTTGTTGTACTTGCAGCTACTGATCCTGGAAGTTTCAACAACAGCGTCGCCGGCCAGCAGGTGAATACTAAGCTAATTTATCTAGCATTGAACCATTTCTTAAGATCTGATTCGGTGTTGTTCAAGAAATTCGAAACCTTTACATCAAACCATTTCTTATCATAATTCATTGGTTGCTAGCGCAAAATATAGTGCAATCTAATGTTTTGATTCATACTTGATTTGGTCTCAAATGTGATATGTTATAAATCTCTCTAATTTCATTGTTTACCTATCTTTGTGTGGATCAGGCGGTACTGGAAACAGTTGCGAGAGTAAAGTCGAAGAAAAATGAGACGAAAGAAGAAAAGTACATGCTTCTAACTTGAAATCAGTACAATTTTTCATGTATTCTTTATCACTTGATTCTAGCCATTATGGCATGTTTCTCACTAACTCTGTTGTGGAATAAATAGGTCGTTTCAACTACATGATGTTTTCAATCTGGATAATGATAATAGAGGAGAAGATACACCAACACTGATTGATCGCAAGGTAAGATTTCTTCATGGAAAATATAATTGCTGCAGGTATTTATCTTCACGGTCCTAAATCTAACTTTGTTTTAACATTTTTAGGACAATGTCTTCataatatcaaattttaaatcaaaatatCCAGTGCTGCAACTAGATTTGAGGTAAACTTACTAGCTCATTACAGTTTTGTTAAGTTCATTAGTCTTCGCTTAACAAAAATGCTGATTTGAACTTGTCTACTGGTTGTATTGTAGATTAATATCAGATTTGGTGGTCGTTATTGTATCTGCAACCTGTGGTGGCATTGCCTTTGCTTGCGCTGGACAACCGGTctgatacatacatacatacatacgcaTGTTCATATATTTCCAAACTTAATAGAGAAAATATAATGCTATGATCTTAATGTTCATATTCTGCTTCCTTGATACTAAAACTTGACAGGTTATTAGTGGATATTTGCTAGCTGGATCCGTTATTGGACCTGGAGGTTTCAACTTCGTCAGTGAAATGGTTCAAGTATGTTTTACCCTACAATTTTATTATCCAAGAAGAAATTCTTCATTTGTAATcttgtagtgaacaataaaagTTTTCAGTAAGGCATCTTAAGTATGCCTCTgttatgaaataataaaagaaacaatGCTTTATCTTAGAAATAGGATTTGTTCTATTTGATTGCTAATACACTCTTCTTATGGAAAGATAGTTATATGTCTCACATCCGTTTTTTGCTCTGGTTTATTGGTGCAGGTTGAAACTGTGGCTCAGTTTGGGGTAATCTTTCTACTTTTTGCTCTGGGTTTGGAGTTCTCCACAGCAAAGgtagactctctctctctctctctcactctctgcaGTTTTGATATGCTTATAACAGagtaaaattaatcaaattcaCCCCTACATTATTGTAGCTTCGAGTTGTTCGAGCGGTTGCTGTTCCAGGAGGGCTGCTACAAATCTTCCTATTTATGTGCCTGTGTGGTATTACCGCCTCAGTATGTCTACTAATTTCTACAGGATTTCTGGCTATTGAAAAATCCATTCAAAACTAGAACATAGAGCTGTGATACATTTATGTATACCACATGAAGTTGGACTAGAATACACTTCTTTTAAGCTCCTCTCCTGCATCTTGACACTCTTATTCTTTCTATGTTGAATCCTATGAGTAATTTGTAATTAGTCTACCATATCTCGTATATGTAAGTGTGCACTTCAGATAAATTTTCTCGacatttagtgtttttgagCCAAATGTTCCGTTAATGTAGACTGTGTTATAGATGTTTCTCATTCTCAATGCTGCAGTTCTGATTGGATGCTGTTTGCAGTTATGTGGTGGTAAAGTTTCCGAGGGGATATTCGTTGGTGTGTTCCTTTCTATGTCTTCAACAGCAGTGGTAAATTACCATAAACCTACCTCATGCACACCCACATCCACACAGCTTTGCACCTACTTTCACTCCTATTTAACCATTTTTTTATGCATAGTATTCACAGGTCACATTAATTTTCTATTGGCCTaggtgttgaaatttttgatggaAAAGAACTCCACTAATGCCCTTCATGGCCAAGTCACCATTGGCACTCTTATTCTGCAGGTTTGTTGGTTATATATACACATTCCTTTGATGTACTTTTGGTTTCCTTTTCGAATGTTGAATTTCTGCATTTTAGCACTGATTTATCAATCTTCTAAATATGTGTTGAGAAGATTTTGCTTGCAGGATTGTGCTGTGGGTTTGCTGTTTGCTTTGCTTCCAGTTTTGGGTGGGACTTCGGGTATTCTTCAAGGAGTGATGTCTATGGCTAAGCTGTGAGTTTGCGTTTCCttttaattgtgtttttgttccttttCCTTGTGGAACAATCTTGAAAACCAacgtatcattttcacttgatATGTGTGGTAGTATATATTTTACATGTTCTAGCTTGATGTTAAATCTCCTGAAGGCATACATGGTCACTTGCTGTCACCCATTATGATTTCTATATAAATGGGTTGGGCCACTATTTTTAGTTTATGAATCTTATAGTTTATAAAAAAAGTGAACTTGCTGGTAGCTCTGttatcatatttattttttatgattgaAGATGAGGTTCTGAAGATGTTTACAATCTTTCTTGTTCTTTTCTATGAAATTACTTAACTAGTGACAAATCCATACACTGATTATATCTTTATAACATCTTGATTCTTCTTTTAAACAGGATGGTGACGTTGATTACATTTTTGGCTGTTCTTTCTATTTCATCTCGTACTTGTGTTCCTTGGTTACTTAAACTGATGATAAGTTTATCTTCACAGgtaccattttcttttctttgtcccAGAAAATTGCTAATTGTCTGTAAGCtacatttttctttaattataaaTGTCATCTTTGCAGACCAATGAACTCTACCAATTGGCATCAGTCGCTTTCTGCTTGCTTGTTGCCTGGGTATGTTTTCCTTCTCGGTTTATTTGTCTGGAACCTTGCTCCATCTTGCCGAGCTTCGCATTCTCTTGTTCTGTTTGCTATAGAATCATATTCATTAGTGTTTCTTTTATTATACTTCATGGTTGTTTTCCCTTTTTACAAGTTGCTTTGCTAATGCATTAGGAGCATTACATCTGGTGTTGTACTTAATCTTTAGCTCTAGCAAGTAAGATTGATTGATGACCTAAGAATAATTTTCGGCTACTAATTTTTGCTCCCTAAACATCCTTAAATTGGTCAACATGTCCTAGTCCTACTATGTCTCATGAGTCATGCTTATAAATTTTGTCCATCACACCATGTACGCATAGACCCTCAGCATCTAGTTAATAGGGTCCTTGTGCATCTAATGAGTTTATTTAAATGATGTAAGATAGTTGAATGCTTGAGTTGCCTGACATGCATGTCAGGTTCTACCGTTCTAGTCATGCCACTGTAATCTAATTGCTTTTACAATTTCAGTGTAGTGATAAGCTGGGACTAAGTCTGGAACTGGGTTCCTTCGCTGCGGGAGTGATGATATCAACAACTGATCTTGCACAACATACACTAGAACAAGTAAGGCTATATACTTTATACTGCATGATTAGTAACGGGTACTTCAATTGCTCAACTGATCTTCCATGTTTATCTGGAAAGTGAACTTCCTTCAGTCCCCATGCCAAtctgattttctgatttttgaGATGCATTATACATATAAGTTATTCTGGCATAAAAAAGAGTACAACCGGCAGTATCACAATCATTATACTGTTCCTTTTGTGGTCCATATGTGGATAAAAAATTGTTACTGATAATGTTGAAGTTCCTTGATAGTAAGATAGCAGCACTGAA includes:
- the LOC103440594 gene encoding K(+) efflux antiporter 6, which translates into the protein MLRRSSSSSSLGFLAVVVPALLLLSSDLLFSLSLADPLAAADDSVTDSDLLLSANATESNVSLSKPKEGSFADMIDKALENEFKENDQNEATDPGSFNNSVAGQQAVLETVARVKSKKNETKEEKSFQLHDVFNLDNDNRGEDTPTLIDRKDNVFIISNFKSKYPVLQLDLRLISDLVVVIVSATCGGIAFACAGQPVISGYLLAGSVIGPGGFNFVSEMVQVETVAQFGVIFLLFALGLEFSTAKLRVVRAVAVPGGLLQIFLFMCLCGITASLCGGKVSEGIFVGVFLSMSSTAVVLKFLMEKNSTNALHGQVTIGTLILQDCAVGLLFALLPVLGGTSGILQGVMSMAKLMVTLITFLAVLSISSRTCVPWLLKLMISLSSQTNELYQLASVAFCLLVAWCSDKLGLSLELGSFAAGVMISTTDLAQHTLEQIEPIRNLFAALFLASIGMLIHVQFLWNHVDILLASVILVIIIKTIIITMVVKGFGYNNKASFLVGISLAQIGEFAFVLLSRASNLHLVEGKLYLLLLGTTALSLVTTPFLFKLIPGLVHLGVLLRWFPPDGAVEIGFKGENLRSESGKQRVILMVRESHDS